A region of Methanocorpusculum labreanum Z DNA encodes the following proteins:
- a CDS encoding tetratricopeptide repeat protein has product MTDDPVATAKNLSVGMELFNAGKYSEVISFSSGTSDPALLLLAARSYMETGLYDTAGSLLKDLIRLMPASSYLHSYLGLVLEHSDTIKAAEEYATALILDPENKTALRRYSSLLLANEDLRGAIPSLRALVRLENRPEDIRTLMQTLTRVGEPSEAIALHIQNFGGETFSHEYIDALYTEKEYQKAMQLSLRAWNAVKDTVYLRQSLEALAALDPAGAERAYRSALDSLEEAGVEDETVSQIRFSYILLEKLLGNYTSARYELGELLKTANDPVYRLLFAELESRLENDDAANSVYRGLITQLCSADDADPLLQELVISKFTAFLSTVRTKEEVAGIISVILSPYPTPVCLAWIGKAYEDAGSLSQARDWYYRAYRADFIKGGISYAGFLKRSGDERECETTIRYMVANTVKVRDIETIADAVFNGGEEIYKIAKAKDMIIKKLGSVTDRLSSNGREMLSAGYLYSAVDSLERQDYETCKWCCLAGIDVLPCYPEKIRVEDFMDVLSRLKGRVLAERPVIVETQEEEEEPDVQNSDLSFLDERESTVFIFLKEHREATEMDLRAVLETRRVTGIVNSMLAKLAEHGISLIEKRGVGERGEVYGYVGT; this is encoded by the coding sequence ATGACCGACGATCCTGTTGCAACCGCGAAAAACCTCTCAGTCGGCATGGAACTTTTCAATGCCGGAAAATATTCGGAGGTCATCTCCTTTTCATCCGGCACGAGCGACCCCGCTCTCCTTCTTTTAGCTGCCAGAAGCTACATGGAAACAGGTCTCTACGACACCGCCGGATCCCTTTTGAAAGATCTCATCCGGCTCATGCCGGCTTCTTCGTATCTGCACAGTTATCTCGGTCTCGTTCTTGAACATTCGGATACGATCAAAGCCGCCGAAGAGTATGCGACCGCCCTGATCCTCGACCCGGAGAACAAAACCGCTCTTCGAAGATATTCGTCTCTTCTTCTCGCAAACGAGGATCTGCGTGGCGCCATTCCCTCGCTTCGTGCTCTGGTCAGGCTGGAAAACCGCCCCGAAGACATCAGAACACTTATGCAGACGCTTACCCGCGTCGGCGAGCCGAGCGAAGCGATTGCTCTCCATATCCAGAACTTCGGCGGCGAGACATTCAGTCACGAGTACATCGATGCACTGTATACGGAAAAGGAGTATCAGAAGGCGATGCAGCTTTCCCTTCGGGCATGGAACGCCGTCAAAGACACGGTCTATCTCAGGCAGAGTCTCGAGGCGCTTGCCGCACTCGATCCGGCCGGGGCCGAGCGGGCATACCGCTCGGCGCTCGACAGTCTCGAAGAGGCAGGCGTCGAAGACGAAACCGTTTCGCAGATCCGGTTCTCCTACATCCTTCTCGAAAAACTTCTCGGGAACTATACCTCTGCGAGGTATGAGCTGGGTGAACTTCTCAAAACCGCAAACGATCCGGTATACCGCCTGCTTTTCGCCGAACTCGAGTCACGTCTTGAAAACGACGATGCGGCGAACAGCGTGTACCGGGGTTTGATCACCCAGCTCTGCAGTGCCGACGACGCCGATCCACTTCTTCAGGAACTGGTCATCTCCAAATTCACCGCATTTCTCTCGACCGTACGCACGAAAGAAGAGGTGGCTGGAATCATCAGCGTCATCCTCTCGCCGTATCCGACCCCGGTATGTCTTGCCTGGATCGGCAAAGCATACGAAGACGCCGGCTCCCTTTCGCAGGCACGCGACTGGTACTACCGTGCCTACCGTGCGGACTTCATCAAAGGCGGCATCTCCTATGCCGGTTTTCTCAAACGGAGCGGGGACGAACGTGAGTGCGAGACGACGATCCGGTATATGGTCGCGAATACCGTTAAAGTCCGCGACATCGAGACGATCGCCGATGCCGTCTTCAACGGCGGGGAAGAGATCTATAAAATTGCCAAAGCCAAGGATATGATCATCAAAAAGCTCGGCAGCGTCACGGATCGGCTCTCTTCGAACGGCCGCGAGATGCTTTCGGCAGGATATCTGTATTCTGCAGTCGATTCTTTGGAGCGGCAGGATTACGAGACCTGCAAATGGTGCTGTCTTGCAGGAATCGACGTCCTTCCCTGCTATCCTGAAAAGATCCGCGTCGAGGATTTCATGGATGTCCTTTCGCGTCTGAAAGGCCGGGTGCTCGCCGAGCGTCCGGTCATCGTTGAAACACAGGAAGAAGAGGAGGAGCCGGATGTCCAAAACAGCGATCTTTCGTTTCTCGATGAACGCGAGTCGACTGTCTTCATTTTCTTAAAAGAGCACCGCGAAGCAACGGAAATGGATCTTCGCGCCGTTCTCGAGACCCGGCGGGTCACCGGGATCGTAAACTCGATGCTGGCGAAACTTGCCGAACACGGGATCTCTTTAATAGAGAAACGCGGTGTGGGCGAACGCGGCGAGGTATACGGCTATGTCGGAACATAA
- a CDS encoding DJ-1/PfpI family protein, translated as MKILFVIASDRFIDMGYTVPKRILEEQGVECLTASTIHGTCYGMHGEIVESDFSFSEVNPADFDGIVIDGGIGCQDELWRNEKLIDITNKIGVSGKLAAAICLAPVILAEAGLLAGKKATCLQTPATLRVLTLDKAEIVQDKVVADGSIVTAQTPFDAEEFGRAILSVIR; from the coding sequence ATGAAGATTCTCTTCGTCATTGCATCAGACCGTTTCATAGATATGGGATATACCGTTCCCAAAAGAATACTCGAAGAACAGGGTGTTGAATGTTTGACCGCATCGACCATCCACGGGACCTGTTACGGCATGCACGGAGAGATCGTTGAGTCGGACTTCTCTTTCAGCGAAGTAAACCCCGCGGACTTTGACGGAATCGTCATCGACGGCGGGATCGGCTGTCAGGACGAGCTCTGGAGAAATGAAAAACTCATCGATATAACCAATAAAATCGGCGTCTCCGGCAAACTCGCCGCCGCTATCTGTCTTGCTCCCGTGATCCTGGCCGAAGCCGGCCTCCTTGCCGGGAAAAAAGCGACCTGCCTTCAGACGCCGGCAACACTTCGTGTCCTCACGCTTGACAAAGCAGAGATCGTGCAGGATAAAGTCGTCGCTGACGGCAGCATTGTCACTGCCCAAACCCCCTTCGATGCCGAGGAGTTCGGACGCGCCATCCTCTCGGTAATACGCTGA
- a CDS encoding AAA family ATPase: MLWIEKYRPTSFEEVIGQNSPVKQLSAYAALGNLPHLLVIGRSGCGKSSALEVFSRRFYTESAAENTTVLPVSVMFSQGHTYFAENDRFAHLYQKNKSVLANFKYIVRWHASLKPLSAPFRLIIFDGAGDLTKDAQAALRRIMEQYSQTCRFIFVTSSLASIIDPIRSRCVPLYFLPIDEATMRDYLKHVLEQEGCVGSISEENLDMLILGSAGDLRKALVWLELMALHDVSDLSELMTTETGELSAAAVLAAGRGDSAAAQQIVENLQIEYGMNAGDVLRSLRRCLIGNITPDLALLFSKAEITLVEGQNEYLQMNAFTAELTELLSGSSV; the protein is encoded by the coding sequence ATGCTCTGGATTGAAAAATACCGCCCGACCTCGTTTGAAGAGGTGATCGGACAAAACAGTCCGGTAAAGCAGCTCTCTGCCTACGCAGCTCTCGGCAACCTCCCGCACCTGCTGGTGATCGGGCGAAGCGGCTGCGGGAAGTCCTCCGCTCTTGAGGTCTTCTCCCGCAGGTTCTACACGGAATCTGCCGCAGAAAACACGACCGTTCTGCCCGTGAGCGTGATGTTCTCGCAAGGGCACACCTATTTTGCCGAGAACGACCGGTTCGCCCATCTGTATCAGAAGAACAAATCCGTTCTCGCCAACTTCAAGTATATCGTCAGATGGCACGCCTCCTTGAAACCGCTCTCGGCTCCGTTTCGTCTGATCATCTTTGATGGAGCCGGCGATCTGACTAAAGATGCCCAGGCTGCCCTTCGCCGGATCATGGAGCAGTACAGTCAGACCTGCCGGTTTATCTTTGTCACCAGCTCTCTTGCCTCGATCATCGATCCGATCCGATCAAGGTGCGTGCCGCTCTACTTTTTGCCGATCGATGAAGCAACGATGCGGGACTATCTGAAGCATGTCCTCGAGCAGGAAGGATGCGTTGGTTCGATCTCCGAAGAGAATCTGGATATGCTGATCCTCGGGTCTGCAGGCGATCTCAGAAAAGCTCTCGTCTGGCTGGAACTCATGGCTCTCCATGATGTCAGTGACCTTTCAGAGCTCATGACGACCGAGACCGGAGAGCTGTCGGCCGCAGCGGTCCTTGCGGCCGGAAGAGGCGATTCTGCAGCTGCACAGCAGATCGTTGAAAATCTCCAGATCGAGTACGGCATGAATGCCGGCGATGTTCTTCGTTCGCTTCGCAGATGCCTTATTGGAAATATTACGCCGGACCTTGCTTTGCTCTTTTCCAAAGCAGAGATCACGCTTGTCGAAGGACAGAACGAATATCTCCAGATGAACGCGTTCACTGCCGAGCTGACCGAGCTCCTTAGCGGTTCTTCCGTCTAA
- a CDS encoding 4-phosphopantoate--beta-alanine ligase gives MSDIPASHPRYKSLITREQLAGYAKSGVVSMEGLTSHGRGEAFDYLFGEKTSASALEAEKLGARVLLAAKHPVLSINGNTAALAAKEIAQLQKASGAEVEVNLFHRTDERMTLVTNLLEEAGCIVSKGPVERCVPLPHARGLCRPDGIGSADVVLVPLEDGDRCEALVSMGKLVITVDLNPIDRTSKTATLPIIDEVTRALPNIALECDRLKASGETVTMPEIDARYFLSQAVKDIQEFLSHALD, from the coding sequence ATGTCTGATATTCCAGCATCCCATCCAAGATACAAATCGCTTATCACGAGAGAACAGCTTGCCGGTTACGCAAAAAGCGGCGTCGTTTCCATGGAAGGTCTGACCTCCCACGGACGCGGTGAAGCCTTCGATTATCTGTTCGGCGAAAAAACATCCGCCTCGGCCCTTGAAGCCGAAAAACTTGGCGCACGCGTTCTGCTTGCCGCAAAACACCCGGTCCTTTCCATCAACGGAAACACGGCCGCCCTCGCAGCAAAAGAGATTGCCCAGCTGCAGAAGGCAAGCGGCGCCGAGGTCGAGGTGAACCTCTTCCACCGGACCGATGAGAGGATGACGCTTGTCACAAACCTTCTCGAAGAGGCTGGATGCATCGTCTCCAAAGGCCCTGTCGAGCGGTGCGTCCCTCTACCCCATGCCCGCGGTCTCTGCCGTCCCGACGGGATCGGTTCGGCCGACGTCGTTTTAGTCCCTCTTGAAGACGGCGACCGGTGCGAAGCCCTCGTTTCGATGGGCAAACTGGTTATCACCGTCGATCTGAACCCGATCGACCGCACCTCCAAAACAGCCACCCTGCCGATCATCGACGAGGTCACCCGTGCCCTGCCCAACATCGCTCTGGAATGCGACCGGCTCAAGGCATCGGGCGAGACCGTTACGATGCCCGAAATCGACGCAAGATATTTCCTCAGCCAGGCTGTAAAGGATATTCAGGAATTCCTTTCCCATGCTCTGGATTGA
- a CDS encoding pantoate kinase has product MGRSCITFAPGHISGYFKRIDGISAQTTGSLGAGIVIDKGVTVEMREASEIRIEISDGSMDDWLIREVLSSLDVTAEVRVMVDLPIGAGFGMSAAGLLAAYSAANCVFQLGMTPADIAAAAHEVEVSHGTGLGDVAAATGGGLVVRTHPGISGVTSRFYPDEVFWTISFGGISTHDVITSHEKMQQVTAAFPEREPASLAEFMENSLSFTEKSGLLPPDLLPVLAACKAAGVPASMTMLGNGVFAVGPAAENVLKQFGEPILLHVSRSGPVILEENYV; this is encoded by the coding sequence ATGGGACGTTCTTGCATAACTTTTGCTCCGGGTCATATCTCAGGCTACTTTAAGCGGATCGACGGTATCTCTGCCCAGACGACCGGGAGTCTCGGCGCCGGGATCGTGATCGACAAAGGCGTCACCGTCGAGATGCGTGAAGCATCTGAGATCCGAATCGAGATCAGCGACGGCAGTATGGATGACTGGCTGATCAGGGAGGTGCTGTCATCTCTCGATGTGACTGCCGAGGTGCGGGTCATGGTTGACCTCCCGATAGGGGCTGGATTCGGGATGAGTGCTGCGGGGCTTCTTGCGGCATATTCTGCTGCAAACTGCGTATTTCAGCTTGGGATGACGCCGGCAGATATCGCCGCCGCGGCCCACGAGGTCGAGGTATCTCACGGAACTGGCCTCGGCGATGTGGCCGCGGCGACCGGCGGGGGTCTCGTCGTCAGAACGCATCCGGGCATTTCGGGCGTGACGAGCCGTTTCTATCCTGATGAAGTGTTCTGGACGATCTCGTTTGGCGGCATCTCCACGCACGACGTCATCACCTCGCATGAAAAAATGCAGCAGGTCACCGCCGCATTTCCGGAACGCGAGCCAGCGTCCCTTGCAGAATTTATGGAAAATTCACTCTCCTTCACGGAAAAAAGCGGGCTTCTGCCGCCCGACCTCCTGCCCGTCCTTGCCGCCTGCAAAGCGGCAGGCGTTCCCGCATCCATGACGATGCTTGGAAACGGCGTCTTTGCCGTCGGTCCCGCGGCTGAAAATGTTTTGAAACAGTTCGGCGAACCGATTCTACTGCATGTCAGCAGATCAGGTCCTGTCATTCTCGAGGAAAATTATGTCTGA
- the coaBC gene encoding bifunctional phosphopantothenoylcysteine decarboxylase/phosphopantothenate--cysteine ligase CoaBC, which produces MKRLNNIRIVLGVCGSIAAVETIKLAHELRRRGARVTGIISPAGCGIIHPDALTYACQNPALTEITGMVEHVKYCGEGGEADLLLIAPATANTVGKIACGIDDTIITTFATTAIGRGLPVVVVPAMHESMYRHPAVRKNLETLKEFGIDVVPPRMEEEKAKIAGIDEICLYAERAVSSKKLAGKRVLISGGSCREELDDVRILTTRSSGTMAKELALEAFRLGAEVTLVMNPMHGIVPCVKNVPVITAADMHEAVLREADGADYYLSAAAISDFAPKRVDGKIKSGSAVSVTLEPLEKLITRIAAKGVKTVGFKLGRDAEEEGLHLLEYDNIVLVLANKPETMGSPFGEYVFLRKDGKETVCGTKDEIAGKVWDVLA; this is translated from the coding sequence ATGAAAAGACTCAACAATATCCGCATCGTTCTCGGCGTATGCGGCAGTATCGCCGCTGTCGAGACGATCAAACTCGCCCACGAGCTCAGACGCCGGGGAGCGAGAGTGACCGGCATCATCAGCCCCGCGGGGTGCGGGATCATCCATCCCGATGCGCTGACCTATGCGTGCCAGAATCCGGCGCTGACAGAGATCACCGGCATGGTCGAGCATGTCAAATACTGCGGCGAAGGAGGCGAGGCGGATCTTCTTTTGATAGCTCCCGCCACCGCGAACACCGTTGGAAAGATCGCCTGCGGGATCGACGACACCATCATCACGACCTTTGCGACCACCGCGATCGGCCGCGGTCTACCGGTCGTCGTCGTTCCGGCGATGCATGAATCGATGTACCGCCACCCGGCAGTCAGGAAAAATCTGGAGACCCTCAAAGAGTTCGGGATCGATGTTGTTCCCCCGCGAATGGAAGAGGAGAAGGCGAAGATCGCGGGAATCGACGAGATTTGTCTGTATGCCGAGCGGGCAGTCTCGTCAAAGAAGCTCGCAGGCAAACGCGTCCTGATCTCCGGCGGGTCCTGCCGCGAAGAACTGGACGATGTCAGGATCCTGACGACGCGATCCAGCGGGACGATGGCAAAGGAGCTCGCGCTTGAAGCCTTCCGGCTCGGCGCCGAGGTGACCCTCGTGATGAATCCGATGCACGGCATCGTTCCCTGTGTGAAGAATGTCCCGGTGATCACCGCGGCCGATATGCACGAAGCGGTCCTTCGCGAGGCAGATGGAGCCGATTATTATCTCTCGGCCGCCGCGATCTCCGACTTTGCCCCGAAAAGGGTGGACGGCAAGATCAAAAGCGGCTCGGCTGTATCCGTGACGCTTGAACCGCTTGAAAAACTGATAACTAGGATCGCCGCAAAAGGCGTGAAAACCGTCGGCTTCAAGCTCGGCAGGGACGCAGAAGAAGAGGGGCTCCATCTTCTCGAATACGATAATATCGTCCTTGTTCTTGCAAACAAACCCGAGACTATGGGCTCTCCCTTCGGCGAGTATGTCTTTTTACGAAAAGACGGGAAAGAAACGGTGTGTGGAACAAAAGACGAGATCGCGGGGAAAGTATGGGACGTTCTTGCATAA